From Blattabacterium cuenoti, a single genomic window includes:
- the ffh gene encoding signal recognition particle protein — protein sequence MFEHLQNKLSKALHILKGNSAITEINIASSLKEIGRALIDADVNYKIVRSFIQKIQKKSIGQKVITSLNPRQLITKIVYDELVCLMGGKNIEINISKNPSIILICGLQGSGKTSFSSKLAFFLRKKNQNPLLVAADIHRPAAIDQLKLISDQVNIPVFSLKESKDVIEIVSQSILYASKKKKNVIIIDTAGRLSIDKIMMEEIKKINEYSKPDEVLFIVDAMTGQDAINTAQYFSKELNFNGIVITKLDGDSRGGVAITMSSVVKKPIKFITNGEKIEDLEIFHPDRIANRILGMGDIVSLVEKVQEQFDEKRTKKIYQKISKNRFDFNDLLEQIQQIKKIGNIKNIISMIPGIDKFFSFSGNQKDSIKKIESIIYSMTPYERSHPKILIDIKRKKRISKGSGVILSHIDLFLKQFYDMNKIMKKIHDYSGKKIIKDFIYQMIKKENNI from the coding sequence ATGTTTGAACATTTACAAAATAAATTATCTAAAGCTCTTCATATTTTAAAGGGTAATAGTGCAATTACAGAAATTAATATAGCATCTTCTTTAAAAGAAATTGGACGAGCACTTATTGACGCAGATGTGAATTATAAAATAGTTAGAAGTTTTATTCAAAAAATTCAAAAAAAATCTATCGGACAAAAAGTTATAACCTCATTAAATCCAAGACAATTAATAACAAAAATAGTATATGACGAATTAGTTTGTCTTATGGGAGGAAAAAATATAGAAATAAATATTTCTAAAAATCCGAGTATTATTTTAATTTGTGGATTACAGGGAAGCGGAAAAACTTCTTTTTCCTCTAAACTTGCTTTTTTTTTAAGAAAAAAAAATCAAAATCCTTTGTTAGTTGCGGCCGATATTCATCGTCCTGCAGCTATAGATCAATTGAAATTAATTTCGGATCAAGTCAATATTCCTGTTTTTTCTTTAAAAGAAAGTAAAGATGTTATAGAAATTGTATCTCAATCTATTCTTTATGCTTCTAAAAAAAAGAAAAATGTAATTATTATTGATACAGCGGGTAGATTATCAATAGATAAGATTATGATGGAAGAAATCAAAAAAATAAATGAATATTCTAAACCAGATGAAGTTTTATTTATTGTTGATGCTATGACAGGACAAGACGCTATAAATACGGCTCAATATTTTTCAAAAGAGTTGAATTTTAATGGAATTGTAATAACCAAATTAGATGGAGATAGTAGAGGAGGGGTTGCTATAACAATGTCTAGTGTCGTGAAAAAACCTATAAAATTTATTACTAATGGAGAAAAAATAGAGGATTTAGAAATTTTTCATCCAGATAGGATAGCGAATAGAATATTGGGGATGGGAGATATTGTTTCTTTAGTTGAAAAAGTACAAGAACAATTTGATGAAAAAAGAACTAAAAAAATTTATCAAAAAATTTCAAAAAATCGTTTTGATTTTAATGATTTATTAGAGCAAATTCAACAAATCAAAAAAATAGGAAATATAAAAAATATCATTTCAATGATTCCTGGTATTGATAAGTTTTTTTCTTTTTCTGGAAATCAAAAAGATTCTATCAAAAAAATAGAATCGATTATTTATTCTATGACTCCTTATGAAAGAAGTCATCCTAAAATTTTAATTGATATCAAAAGAAAAAAACGAATCTCTAAAGGGTCTGGAGTTATATTGAGTCATATAGATCTTTTTTTGAAACAATTTTATGATATGAATAAAATCATGAAAAAAATTCATGATTATTCAGGAAAAAAAATTATAAAAGATTTTATATATCAAATGATTAAAAAAGAAAATAATATATAA
- the argS gene encoding arginine--tRNA ligase, whose amino-acid sequence MNDNFLSIEKTVEKSIFILYQIEHCPELNFQYTKKEYSGDITLILFPLSKKLNKPIEKIGKDIGNYVQNQLKGLIRFDLIEGFLNFIFKDDYYVYLLKKMLNMNFYDLKYPSKKIMIEYSSPNTNKPLHLGHVRNSLIGASIAEILKMVGHEIIRIQIINDRGIHICKSMMAWKKFGKGETPDSVKIKGDHFVGKYYSLFDKIYRKEIKESSEKKKEIDNQTIISQTRELLKKWELGDPIIRNIWKKMNQWVYNGFEETYQKLGITFDKIEYESDIYEIGKRIVKKGLRKGIFFQKEDGSIWIDLIKEGFDHKLLLRSDQTSVYMTQDIGTAVERFKKYNLDQIIYIVGKEQDYHFQVLFKILKRLGYEWINKLSHLSYEMVYLPSGRMKSREGNVVDADSLILKMYSIAKKNFFRKFKEEQEQSAEIIGLGALKYYFLKIDPKKKIIFNPEKSIDFKGKTGTYIQYTYSRIRSLEQNFFKLCSLLNYFWSNIKFDIHEKNMIKILQKYPLILKQSVIYLNPSLIANYIYEVSKTFNHLYQNKKLIDPLNIIHSNICMNIVHITGNVIKSGMNLLGIKMLDRM is encoded by the coding sequence ATGAATGATAATTTTTTATCTATAGAAAAAACAGTCGAAAAATCTATATTTATTTTATATCAAATAGAACACTGTCCTGAATTGAATTTTCAATATACTAAGAAAGAATATTCAGGAGATATTACTTTAATTTTGTTTCCTTTATCCAAAAAGTTAAACAAGCCTATAGAAAAAATAGGAAAAGACATTGGAAATTATGTACAAAATCAATTAAAAGGGCTAATTCGATTTGATCTTATTGAAGGTTTTTTAAATTTTATTTTCAAGGATGATTATTATGTTTATCTTCTGAAAAAAATGTTAAATATGAATTTTTATGATTTAAAATATCCTTCTAAAAAAATCATGATAGAATATTCTTCTCCTAATACAAATAAACCTCTTCATTTAGGACATGTTAGAAATAGCCTAATTGGAGCATCTATAGCAGAAATATTAAAAATGGTTGGTCATGAAATAATAAGAATTCAAATTATTAATGATAGAGGTATACATATATGTAAATCAATGATGGCTTGGAAAAAATTTGGAAAAGGAGAAACTCCAGATAGTGTTAAAATTAAAGGAGATCATTTTGTAGGAAAATATTATAGTTTATTTGATAAAATTTATCGTAAAGAAATTAAAGAATCATCTGAAAAAAAAAAGGAAATAGATAATCAAACCATTATAAGTCAAACTAGAGAATTATTAAAAAAATGGGAATTAGGAGATCCTATAATTCGAAATATTTGGAAAAAAATGAATCAATGGGTTTATAATGGCTTTGAAGAAACTTATCAAAAGTTGGGAATCACTTTTGATAAAATAGAATATGAAAGCGATATTTATGAAATTGGAAAAAGAATAGTAAAAAAAGGTCTTAGAAAAGGAATTTTTTTTCAAAAAGAAGATGGATCTATTTGGATAGATTTAATAAAAGAAGGTTTCGATCATAAACTTTTGTTAAGATCTGATCAAACTTCCGTATATATGACTCAAGATATTGGAACAGCAGTAGAACGTTTTAAAAAATATAATCTTGATCAAATTATATATATAGTAGGGAAAGAACAAGATTATCATTTTCAAGTTCTTTTTAAGATATTGAAACGTTTGGGGTATGAATGGATCAACAAATTATCTCATTTATCTTATGAAATGGTATATTTACCTAGTGGTAGGATGAAATCTAGAGAAGGAAATGTTGTTGACGCAGATAGTCTCATTTTAAAAATGTATTCTATTGCAAAAAAGAATTTTTTTAGAAAATTTAAAGAAGAACAAGAACAGTCTGCTGAAATTATAGGATTAGGAGCTTTAAAATATTATTTTCTTAAAATAGATCCAAAAAAGAAAATAATTTTTAATCCTGAAAAATCGATAGATTTTAAAGGAAAAACAGGAACATATATTCAATATACTTATTCTAGAATTCGTTCTTTGGAGCAAAATTTCTTCAAGTTATGTTCGTTATTAAATTATTTTTGGTCAAATATAAAATTTGATATACACGAAAAAAATATGATCAAAATTCTTCAAAAATATCCATTAATATTAAAACAATCGGTCATTTATTTAAATCCTTCTTTAATTGCTAATTATATTTATGAAGTATCTAAAACTTTTAATCATCTTTATCAAAATAAAAAATTAATAGATCCTTTAAATATAATTCATAGTAATATTTGCATGAATATTGTTCATATAACAGGAAATGTTATAAAATCTGGTATGAATTTATTGGGCATAAAAATGCTTGATCGTATGTAA
- a CDS encoding LemA family protein, with protein MKKNFLITIYSIIIFTFFIILWITNIYNQLVKLNESIKTQWGQIENVYQRRADLIPNLVNTVKGSANFEKNTLNQIIEARAKATSISINKNDLNQNQINKFQQTQDQLNNSVSRLLLIVENYPNLKSTQNFYELQNQLEGTENRINVERNRFNDKVNNFNTYRNQFPKIIIANFFSQFQEKGYFKSQIGAKKSPIIDFSN; from the coding sequence ATGAAAAAAAATTTTCTAATAACTATTTATTCCATTATAATTTTTACATTTTTTATAATATTATGGATAACTAACATATATAATCAACTAGTCAAATTAAACGAAAGTATTAAAACACAATGGGGACAAATAGAAAACGTTTATCAACGTAGAGCAGATTTAATTCCAAATTTAGTTAATACGGTAAAAGGATCTGCTAATTTTGAAAAAAATACATTAAATCAAATAATAGAAGCAAGAGCAAAAGCCACTTCTATTTCTATAAATAAAAATGATTTAAATCAAAATCAAATAAATAAATTTCAACAAACGCAAGATCAATTAAATAATTCTGTTAGCAGACTGTTATTGATTGTAGAAAATTATCCTAACTTAAAGTCCACTCAAAATTTTTATGAACTGCAAAATCAATTAGAAGGAACAGAAAATCGTATAAATGTTGAAAGAAATCGTTTCAATGATAAAGTGAATAATTTTAATACTTATAGAAACCAATTTCCAAAAATTATAATTGCAAACTTTTTTTCACAATTTCAAGAAAAAGGATATTTTAAATCTCAAATTGGGGCCAAAAAATCTCCAATTATAGATTTTTCTAATTAA
- a CDS encoding glycerol-3-phosphate dehydrogenase/oxidase — translation MMKGFLNRNRFVKILENVNIWDIIIIGGGATGLGIALDSSSRGYKTLLLEQSDFSKATSSRSTKLVHGGIRYLAQGNIKLVYEALQERGFLFKNAPHLVKKKKFIIPIFDWKMGIMYWTGLKLYEWLSGSLSFGKSQFLSKYEIVQDFPEIKNQELKGGILYYDGQFDDARLAINLAQTCVQKGGILLNYFQVKNLIKKVGNKISGVIAYDLETQKKYSIYSKIVINATGVFSDSISRMDESTCPIFIKPSQGTHVVLDKSFFSSSNAIVIPKTSDGRVLFCVPWYDHVLVGTTDTFLEKSVLEPKPLEEEIDFILQTFNKYFIIHTKKSDILSAFSGLRPLFVPNNSCSSFAKTKDISRSHKLMISSSGLISIIGGKWTTYRKMAEDTVNKAIEIGKLNKKPSITKNLKIYGSYLSYKSQNLYWNKYGEDESHIKKLIEENPLLGGSLISKNSSSYTEAEVVWMVRNEMARTIEDVLARRFRLLFLNAKKAIDIAPRVAALMAKELSKDEKWEKSQIDAFKKLAMQYYYPEI, via the coding sequence ATGATGAAAGGTTTTTTAAATAGAAATAGGTTTGTGAAGATTTTAGAAAATGTAAATATTTGGGATATTATCATTATTGGAGGAGGAGCTACTGGCCTAGGAATAGCTTTAGATTCTTCTTCTAGAGGATATAAAACTCTTTTATTAGAGCAATCTGATTTTTCTAAAGCCACTTCCAGTCGTAGTACAAAATTAGTTCATGGAGGAATACGATATTTAGCTCAAGGAAATATAAAATTAGTTTATGAAGCATTACAAGAAAGAGGCTTTTTATTTAAAAACGCTCCTCATTTAGTAAAAAAGAAAAAATTTATTATTCCCATTTTTGATTGGAAAATGGGAATCATGTACTGGACGGGATTAAAATTATACGAATGGTTATCTGGATCGTTAAGTTTTGGAAAATCCCAATTTTTATCTAAATATGAAATAGTCCAAGATTTTCCAGAAATAAAAAATCAAGAGTTAAAAGGGGGGATTTTATATTATGATGGACAATTTGATGATGCACGTTTAGCTATAAATTTAGCACAAACTTGTGTTCAAAAAGGTGGAATATTATTGAATTATTTTCAAGTTAAAAATTTGATCAAAAAAGTTGGAAATAAAATTTCTGGAGTTATCGCCTACGATCTTGAAACTCAAAAAAAATATTCCATTTACTCAAAAATAGTAATCAATGCAACCGGAGTTTTTTCGGATTCTATTTCACGAATGGATGAATCTACCTGTCCGATTTTTATAAAACCGAGTCAAGGAACACATGTTGTGTTAGATAAATCTTTTTTTAGTAGTTCAAATGCTATAGTTATTCCAAAAACTTCGGATGGAAGAGTTTTGTTTTGTGTTCCATGGTATGATCATGTTTTAGTAGGAACTACTGATACTTTTTTAGAAAAAAGTGTTCTTGAACCAAAACCTTTAGAAGAAGAAATCGATTTTATATTACAAACTTTTAATAAATATTTTATAATTCATACAAAAAAAAGTGATATATTAAGTGCATTTTCTGGTTTGCGTCCTCTTTTTGTTCCTAACAATTCCTGTTCTTCTTTTGCAAAAACTAAAGATATTTCTAGATCTCATAAACTTATGATTAGTTCTTCTGGATTAATCAGTATTATAGGGGGGAAATGGACCACATATAGAAAAATGGCAGAAGATACTGTAAATAAAGCAATTGAAATAGGAAAATTAAATAAAAAACCTTCTATCACAAAGAATCTTAAAATTTATGGATCTTATTTATCATATAAAAGTCAGAATCTTTACTGGAATAAATATGGAGAAGATGAATCTCATATTAAAAAATTGATTGAGGAAAATCCATTATTAGGGGGATCTTTAATTTCAAAAAATTCTTCTTCTTATACCGAAGCAGAAGTAGTTTGGATGGTTCGTAATGAAATGGCTCGAACAATTGAAGATGTTTTGGCAAGAAGGTTCCGTTTATTATTTTTAAATGCCAAAAAAGCTATAGATATAGCACCTAGAGTAGCTGCATTAATGGCTAAAGAACTTTCTAAAGATGAAAAATGGGAAAAATCACAAATAGATGCTTTTAAAAAGCTAGCTATGCAATACTATTATCCAGAAATCTGA
- the glpK gene encoding glycerol kinase GlpK: MFMKKYVLSLDQGTTSSRAIIFDKIGNIISVAQREFTQIYPHPGWVEHNAEEIWSTQASVALEAILKANLEGENIVSIGITNQRETTVVWDKKTGEPIFNAIVWQDRRTFKYCDQIKKEGLTEMIRKKTGLIIDPYFSATKIRWILENIPGAKKKANLGYLAFGTIDSWLIWNLTGKEIHVTDVTNASRTMLFNIHTLSWDQELIDLFDIPISMLPEVKSSSEIFGYTTGHILSHKIPISGIAGDQQAALFGQMCTKVGMVKNTYGTGCFMLMNVGDKPVFSQNNLITTVAWRIKNKVQYALEGSVFIAGAVVQWLRDGLGLLLSSNEAEILATSVDNTEGLYLVPAFSGLGAPYWDQKARGTIVGITRGTSSAHLVRAALESIAFQNMDVLKAMEADSGILIKELRVDGGATVNKLLMQFQSDILNVKVVKSKISELTAAGAAYLAGLAVNYWDSLEEIQDKWQLEQVFNPKKMSNRLERIQGWKRAIKTTRSWSDQIK, encoded by the coding sequence ATGTTTATGAAAAAATATGTGCTATCATTAGATCAGGGAACTACAAGTTCTAGAGCTATTATTTTTGATAAAATTGGGAATATTATTTCTGTAGCTCAAAGAGAATTTACTCAAATTTATCCTCATCCTGGATGGGTAGAACACAATGCAGAAGAAATATGGTCAACGCAGGCTTCAGTTGCTTTAGAAGCTATTTTGAAAGCGAATTTAGAAGGAGAAAATATTGTATCCATCGGAATCACCAATCAAAGAGAAACCACTGTTGTATGGGATAAAAAAACGGGAGAACCTATTTTTAATGCAATAGTATGGCAAGATAGGCGTACATTTAAATATTGTGATCAAATTAAAAAAGAAGGGTTAACCGAAATGATTCGAAAAAAAACAGGTTTAATTATAGATCCTTATTTTTCTGCTACGAAAATTAGATGGATATTAGAAAATATTCCTGGAGCTAAAAAAAAAGCAAATTTAGGATATTTGGCATTTGGAACTATAGATTCATGGTTAATATGGAATTTAACCGGTAAAGAAATTCATGTCACAGATGTCACTAATGCTTCTCGTACTATGTTATTTAATATTCATACACTTAGTTGGGATCAAGAACTAATAGATTTATTTGACATACCAATTAGTATGCTTCCAGAAGTAAAATCATCTAGTGAAATTTTTGGTTATACAACAGGGCATATTTTATCACATAAAATACCAATATCTGGTATTGCTGGAGATCAGCAAGCTGCTCTTTTTGGTCAAATGTGTACTAAAGTCGGAATGGTAAAAAATACTTATGGAACAGGTTGTTTTATGTTAATGAATGTAGGAGATAAACCAGTTTTTTCTCAAAATAATTTAATTACGACTGTGGCTTGGAGAATAAAAAATAAAGTTCAATATGCATTGGAAGGGAGTGTTTTTATTGCAGGAGCAGTAGTTCAATGGCTTAGAGATGGATTGGGTCTCCTTTTATCTTCAAATGAAGCTGAAATATTAGCAACTTCCGTCGATAATACAGAAGGTTTATATTTGGTTCCAGCTTTTTCCGGATTAGGTGCTCCTTATTGGGATCAAAAAGCAAGAGGAACTATCGTAGGGATAACAAGAGGAACTTCTTCTGCTCATCTTGTTCGAGCAGCATTAGAAAGCATTGCGTTTCAAAATATGGATGTATTAAAAGCTATGGAAGCAGATTCTGGAATTTTGATTAAAGAACTTCGTGTGGATGGGGGGGCTACAGTTAATAAATTATTAATGCAATTTCAATCTGATATTTTAAACGTAAAAGTTGTTAAATCTAAAATATCTGAGCTTACAGCAGCTGGGGCCGCTTATTTAGCGGGATTAGCTGTAAATTATTGGGATAGTCTTGAAGAAATTCAAGATAAATGGCAATTAGAACAGGTTTTTAACCCAAAAAAAATGTCTAATAGATTAGAAAGGATCCAAGGATGGAAAAGAGCAATCAAAACAACTCGTTCTTGGTCCGATCAAATAAAATAA
- the ndk gene encoding nucleoside-diphosphate kinase, translating to MIDDMFGNITLSVIKPDAVENGYVIPILSHIVKAKFHIIALKMTELSKKSAKKFYAEHKKKLFFESLVKFMSSGPIISIILEKKNAVEDFRNLIGNTNPVYAKKGTIRNLYATSLEKNAIHGSDNNQNAFKECLFYFSSREIFLKENL from the coding sequence ATGATTGATGATATGTTTGGAAATATCACTCTTTCTGTTATAAAACCGGATGCCGTAGAAAATGGATATGTTATCCCTATTTTATCTCATATTGTTAAGGCAAAATTTCATATTATAGCATTAAAAATGACAGAACTTTCCAAAAAATCAGCTAAAAAATTTTATGCAGAACATAAAAAAAAATTATTTTTTGAATCATTAGTAAAATTTATGTCTTCTGGACCAATTATATCTATCATACTAGAAAAAAAAAACGCAGTGGAAGATTTTAGAAATCTGATAGGTAATACAAATCCCGTATATGCAAAAAAGGGAACTATACGAAATTTATATGCTACCTCTTTAGAAAAAAATGCAATTCATGGATCGGATAACAATCAAAACGCTTTTAAAGAGTGTTTATTTTATTTTTCTAGTAGAGAAATTTTTTTGAAAGAAAATTTATAA
- a CDS encoding alpha-ketoacid dehydrogenase subunit alpha/beta: protein MNYENIIYDDEETDFNSFKKMVLNDYKLARISRETSILGRKEVLNGRAKFGIFGDGKEIPQLAMAKVFQNGDYRSGYYRDQTFMMAIGVLTVKNFFSQLYAHSDLEAEPVSSGRMMTAHFGTRFLNEDGNWKNLTQQKNSSADISSTAAQIPRLLGLAQASKIYKELKNLKKTHQMFSHNGNEVAFGTIGNAGISEGLFWETLNAASILQIPIILSIWDDEYGISVPNKYQFSKQNISDILSGFHRNKKEKGIEIIRVNGSNYIDLIKTYIKANKIARYEHVPVIIHVTNLTQPQGHSTSSSHERYKSKERLEWEKNNDGIKKFKDWILNFRFEINQNNYRQLTHVSYLDKIDIEAKEYVKNEKEKAWKAFQEPIHIIKDEVVNILYQIQDNYIEKKWIKKYLKKYIQELHNTTKNYPTKKSVFRIARKVLYLLSEVKYDSKNCILNLIKWIEKKYNEEQKNYSSHLYSISEKASVKITEVFPVYHNEKNSEVDGRIILRENFDKLLELHPDLLIFGEDVGKIGDVNQGLEGLQKKYGKIRVFDTGIRESTILGQGIGLAMRGLRPIVEIQYIDYILYALQIMSDDLACLQYRTKGGQKAPVIIRTRGHRLEGIWHSGSPMGGIINYLRGILVLVPRNMVKAAGFYNTLLSGDDPALVVECLNGYRIKEKLPKNLGLFRTPIGIVERTRKGKDITMVTYGSTWRIVNEAAKELSNINNIDSEIIDIQSLLPFDLKKDIVKSLQKTNRLLIIDEDVPGGASAYILQKILEEQNGYYYLDNPPVTITAQEHRPPYGSDGDYFSKPSVENIVEKVLKMIYDR, encoded by the coding sequence ATGAATTATGAAAATATAATATATGATGATGAGGAAACTGATTTTAATTCATTTAAAAAAATGGTTTTAAATGATTACAAATTAGCAAGGATTAGTCGTGAAACTAGCATTTTAGGGCGTAAAGAAGTTTTAAATGGAAGAGCTAAATTTGGAATATTTGGAGATGGAAAAGAAATACCTCAGTTAGCTATGGCAAAGGTTTTTCAAAATGGAGATTATAGGTCTGGATATTATCGAGATCAGACGTTTATGATGGCAATTGGAGTTTTAACTGTTAAAAATTTTTTTTCGCAGTTATATGCTCATTCAGATTTAGAGGCAGAACCCGTTTCGTCTGGAAGAATGATGACGGCTCATTTTGGAACGCGTTTTTTAAATGAAGATGGAAATTGGAAAAATCTTACTCAACAAAAAAATTCTAGCGCCGATATTTCTTCTACTGCAGCTCAAATACCTAGATTATTAGGATTGGCACAAGCTTCTAAAATTTATAAAGAATTAAAAAATTTAAAAAAAACACATCAAATGTTTTCTCATAATGGAAACGAAGTGGCTTTTGGAACTATTGGTAATGCTGGTATTTCCGAAGGATTATTTTGGGAAACATTAAATGCAGCTTCAATATTACAGATTCCAATTATACTTTCCATTTGGGATGATGAATATGGAATATCTGTTCCCAATAAATACCAATTTTCAAAACAAAACATTAGTGATATTTTATCTGGTTTTCACAGAAATAAAAAGGAAAAAGGAATAGAAATTATTCGTGTCAATGGATCAAATTATATAGATCTTATAAAAACATATATAAAAGCAAATAAAATAGCTCGTTATGAACATGTTCCTGTAATTATACATGTGACGAATTTAACTCAACCTCAAGGACATTCTACTTCTTCTTCACATGAAAGATATAAATCAAAAGAACGTTTAGAATGGGAAAAGAATAATGATGGAATTAAAAAATTTAAAGATTGGATTCTTAATTTTAGATTTGAAATTAATCAAAATAATTATCGTCAACTAACTCATGTTAGTTATTTAGATAAAATAGATATAGAAGCCAAAGAATATGTTAAAAATGAAAAAGAAAAAGCTTGGAAAGCATTTCAAGAACCTATTCATATAATTAAGGATGAAGTTGTAAATATTTTATATCAAATACAAGATAATTATATAGAAAAGAAATGGATTAAAAAATATCTTAAAAAATATATTCAAGAATTACATAATACAACTAAAAATTATCCTACAAAAAAATCAGTATTTCGCATTGCTCGAAAAGTATTATATCTTTTATCTGAAGTTAAATATGATTCCAAAAATTGTATATTAAATCTAATAAAATGGATTGAAAAAAAATATAATGAAGAACAAAAAAATTATTCTTCACATTTATATAGTATTTCTGAAAAAGCTTCCGTAAAAATAACTGAAGTTTTTCCCGTGTATCATAATGAAAAAAACTCTGAAGTAGATGGCAGAATTATACTAAGAGAAAATTTTGATAAATTATTAGAATTACATCCTGATCTTTTAATTTTTGGAGAAGACGTAGGAAAGATAGGAGATGTAAATCAGGGATTGGAAGGATTGCAAAAAAAATATGGAAAAATTCGTGTTTTTGATACAGGTATACGTGAATCAACGATTTTGGGTCAGGGAATTGGTCTGGCAATGCGAGGTCTTCGTCCTATAGTTGAAATTCAATATATCGACTATATTTTATACGCTTTACAAATTATGAGTGATGATCTAGCATGTCTACAATATAGAACAAAAGGAGGACAAAAAGCTCCAGTTATTATTAGAACTAGAGGTCATCGTTTAGAAGGAATATGGCATTCTGGTTCTCCAATGGGAGGTATTATTAATTATTTAAGAGGAATATTAGTCCTTGTTCCAAGAAATATGGTAAAAGCAGCTGGATTTTATAACACGTTATTGTCTGGAGATGATCCTGCATTAGTTGTTGAATGTCTTAATGGATACAGAATAAAAGAAAAATTACCCAAAAATTTAGGTTTATTCAGAACTCCGATTGGAATAGTTGAAAGAACAAGAAAAGGAAAAGACATTACTATGGTAACTTACGGTTCCACATGGAGAATTGTGAATGAAGCAGCAAAAGAATTATCTAATATTAATAATATCGATTCTGAAATCATTGATATTCAATCTTTATTACCCTTTGATTTAAAAAAAGACATAGTCAAGAGTTTACAAAAAACCAACAGATTATTAATTATAGATGAAGACGTTCCAGGAGGAGCTTCTGCTTATATTTTACAAAAAATATTAGAAGAACAAAATGGATATTATTACTTAGACAATCCACCTGTAACGATTACAGCTCAAGAACACCGTCCTCCTTATGGATCCGATGGAGATTATTTTTCAAAACCTTCTGTTGAAAACATTGTAGAAAAAGTATTGAAAATGATATATGATAGATAG
- a CDS encoding branched-chain amino acid aminotransferase, whose protein sequence is MKIEKTLHSRIQKMDFNNIIFGNQYSDHMFCSEFKNGKWIHSIIKPFGNIMFSPISLVFHYGQAVFEGMKAYKDRNEEVFLFRPEENFKRMNKSAFRLEMPAIPENIFMNGLKKLIDIDRNWIPKHYGQSLYIRPFLIATNGVLSAKPSEDYMFMIISTPADTYYKHPLKIKIEEKYSRSASGGVGFTKAAGNYASSFYPTRLANEKGYDQILWTDSSTHTMIEESGTMNVFFYLKNKLVTPKANDNILSGITCKSIISLAEKEGFPVEERNLSVSEIIEGLKSGELKEAFGCGTAAVVNYFETISFQENDYDLPNLSEEKRISLYLKKRLLDIQHNLSEDPFGWRIRLKKYHYK, encoded by the coding sequence ATGAAAATAGAAAAAACCTTACATTCTAGGATTCAAAAAATGGATTTTAACAATATTATTTTTGGAAATCAATATTCAGATCATATGTTTTGTTCTGAATTTAAGAATGGTAAATGGATTCATTCTATTATTAAGCCTTTTGGAAATATCATGTTTTCTCCTATATCTCTTGTTTTTCATTATGGACAAGCTGTTTTTGAAGGAATGAAAGCTTATAAGGATAGAAATGAAGAAGTTTTTTTGTTTCGTCCAGAAGAAAATTTTAAAAGAATGAATAAATCCGCTTTTCGTTTGGAGATGCCTGCTATACCAGAAAATATTTTTATGAATGGATTAAAAAAATTAATAGATATAGATAGGAATTGGATTCCAAAACATTATGGACAATCTTTATATATTCGTCCTTTTCTAATTGCAACTAATGGTGTTTTATCCGCTAAACCTTCTGAAGATTATATGTTTATGATAATATCTACTCCTGCAGATACTTATTATAAACATCCCTTGAAAATTAAAATAGAAGAAAAATATAGCCGTTCTGCATCAGGAGGGGTTGGTTTTACTAAAGCTGCTGGTAATTATGCTTCTTCTTTTTATCCAACTCGGTTAGCTAACGAAAAAGGATATGATCAAATATTGTGGACAGATTCTTCTACTCATACAATGATAGAAGAATCCGGAACTATGAATGTTTTTTTTTATTTAAAAAATAAACTTGTAACTCCAAAAGCCAATGATAATATATTATCTGGAATTACCTGTAAAAGTATTATCTCTTTGGCGGAGAAAGAAGGGTTTCCTGTAGAAGAACGAAATTTAAGTGTTTCAGAAATTATAGAAGGATTGAAAAGTGGAGAATTGAAAGAAGCTTTTGGCTGTGGAACAGCAGCTGTTGTAAATTATTTTGAAACAATTAGTTTTCAAGAAAATGATTATGATTTGCCAAATTTATCAGAAGAAAAAAGAATATCTCTTTATTTAAAAAAAAGGTTGTTGGATATACAACATAATCTATCAGAAGATCCTTTTGGATGGAGAATTCGATTAAAAAAATATCATTATAAATAA